The DNA sequence TGTCAAATTTCTTAGATATTTTCGACAAACTTTCACCAACTGCCTCCAATTCCTCTCCTCGAGCATATTTAGAAACAGGATCATCAATCCCGGTGATCCGCACATGTGGAGCCCCACTAGGCCTTGCTGCAAGAGCTTGAAGGAGAGTCGTCCATTGAGTTCCCTGTGCAATCTGAAAATCTATGATGTGAATTCGATCCTCATTTCGGCATGCTTCAGCAATAGCTCCATTGGCAGCCATGTAACCAAACTTGAAGTATGGACAAATTTCATACAACATCTGCATGTATGATAGTAGCTCTGTACCTGCAGGCTGCTTGCACCTAAGAGCATGATAGATGTTGTTACCCGATTTCTCCTTCCTTGCAACAAGCCCTTCCACTAAATAAGCACCGAGCCGCTGAATTGGCTCCCCGCTGATAGACACAGCACTTCTAGCCTTGTCTATCAATTGATCAAAATCTTTCATCTTGTTTTCAGACATTGCTTTGGCGCATAAAATGAGCAATTGTTTCAAATAGCTCGATGGAATGCTTTGTAGCGACGCTTCCTCCATTGATTTGTGACGTTTCTCTGCACGCGTAACTTCAACTAACTGCTGACTATCATTCAATGCAGAATCAGTATCAGAGTTGAAGTGAGTAGAAAGAGACAAATTAGGTGAGTTTACTACTTCATTCAAAGGTCCAAGTAGCAGGTGGGATAACGGAGGTGTAGTTGGAAAAGATGATTTGCTGAGTAAGCTAGAATTAGTCACACTGTAACCGAGAAGATGTGATGAGTCCATGCTATAACGACGGCATAACCTTCGCTATATCTACCAACCTCtaggaaataaaaaaaactgcAATCTTGGTAAGCTTCTACTTAATATTTGCTTTGGAATTGTAACTGTAACCTTTCAAAATCAGCAGATAAACCTGGAACAACGGAGAGCTACCATGAATATTTTGATTACAGAACAATCACAAGGACCACAACTATGTATATGCAAACACATGCAAGAAACAGATAAAGTAAGCATAAACTAGTAAGTCCAACCCAATGAAAACAACTCAGCCGAAGCTGCTGAAAATTTCAGAAATTGAATTCATCACAACTCGCCCATCCCTCAAGATTGTGTAAATGTAAAACATAAATTTGGAATAACTGATTCAGCAATCAGAAAGAACAAACTAATGCTATATTCGACAAGAGAAACTAACATAATTAAAAGCTAAAAGTTGATGGGGAAAGTAATTGTATTCTCACACTATCAatcattcagactctgagaataAACAAGAAAAGAGCTAAGTATATTGTTCTCTGGCGGCTTGTGATATGAATTGAACATCGCCAGGATTCTATTCAGAAGGATGCAATCACAACAAAGCGAAAGTGGAACCATAAATGGCAAGCAAGAATCTTCTCATGCAATGATATCAAACAACACAATACAAAAAGCTTCctaaaacaataataatttgGTTAGTGTATGAGAAAAACTAATATATTTCAACAGGAAAGAAAGACGAACAAGGCAAATTAGCAAACAAGTTCACAAACAGCTCCAAGTAACAATACCAAGTAAGTTATAATTCCTCATTCTGGTCCCAAATATTCAGTTTGAAAACGAGGTCTATGCAGACTATGCTTAAACCAtgtcaacaaaaattaaaagtcTATCACAATCACTTAATATTGTTGCTGGCTTGTTCCGTGAAAACTGAAAACAGCATGGAAGAccatttatataaattataactttcATACCAAACCAAGGAATCTCAGGCCTTAATTTAACGACCACTAATTACGAAAATTAAGGTAGCAAAAGTTTAAACAGACCATTGTTTTGCAGTTAAGAAGAGCATAAAGAATGTTAAAGCCTTACAGGATTTTACTTAATATAAAAGGCGCATGCAAAGTTATATTATATATCAtatcctaaaagaaaatttctttctttatgctgCATTCTACCGAAATCAACattcttaaaaagaaaaacagagagagggagagagagaaccTCAAGTAAAATGACTGGGCAAGAAATAATTCAGAGACTAGCTACATTCAACGCCCACCATTGAAAAGATTTGGACTGTGGAGCAGAAAACGCGTGGGAAGCTCAACTTTGCTGAATTTCAATTTCCATTCCCATTCATTATAGCAATAAATAAATATCAgtatatatattcttaaatttGCGTGACTATGGTTTCTTTCTGCTGAGGAGACAAATGGTAACATggggaataagaacaagcgtggcGGATTCGAAAGAAGGGATATTTAtagagagggaaaagaaaaaaggataTTAACTTTTTGAATagtgtgtgtatgtgtgttTGTATTGGTGTTCTGACTTCTGAGGTTTGAAGTTTGAAATTCAACGGAAGAGTAACGGTTCTGGTTCTGGACTTGTGGGTGGTTTGTGGAATTTTAACGGAAGTTAAAGAATGATACGGAAAGACGAAAAAGAGTTGTGATATGATTTGAGAACGCCCGCCGACTAAAGAAATACACGTATGGGCGTGCGAATGATGGTTATAGAATTAGAAAGTTCCAGGGACGGAGGGACCACTGAACCAGGGTCCAGGGTGCTAGTGCTGGCTTTTGCTAGCTGGCTGGGTGGGATTCCCGTGTACTACTTGGCTCTTGCTGACTAAAGGTCATGGTAATCTAAATCCATGTACCGTTCTAAGTTTCCAACACAGTTATGAGAATCGAATCAATCCATAAAGATATTAGATTAATAGATTATTGGTTTAATTGGTTGATCTATTTAATTCGATgataactaaataataatataaaaaaattttattcacaataaataatttaatttttatatttattaattttgaatttaaataatttattaatcaaTTTATACCTattatatttgtaatttttattaaaaataatattaataaatatcatataactataaaaaagatattttataattaataaaaatatttttattttttaataattatgtaCAATTAAAAAGTATAATTGTTACGTGGGTAACTTGAGATAGGTGGATTGGACTTGAGGGTTGGCCCAAACGTTAGAGGAAGACGGTCTCCGACTTGTTCGCGTTCGGGAGCCGCTGTCTGAGTTGTGTGTTTTGAAGAATGAGgagtggtacctgcaaagacactccgatgccaaAGTTAGCAAGGGGGTAAGCAGGTTTAGGAGTATTGGAATTTAGTTTTACCTGAgtgtgtcagtgtatttatagtggtgatccaataactactgttggagtagttccacttctgaaggtggataaccgtccctttatcttagggttgTTGAGATATTACTTCTGGAAGTAGATGGGAGATTTTAGGGGACAATTACTTActtgaataagtgttatctgccaACTCATGTCGAGCCCGACCTCTTTGGGGATGAGCTTAAGTTGAGCCCGACCTCTTTCATAGAGGTCGGGTAAGTGGTGAAGGCCAACCTTTGGGTTGGATCTTTTTGGTTTACTTGGGCCTGGACCATAGtattgggtcagggtatgaacagtgctcCTACTCAAATCCGATCTTTTAGCTGTGAGTTGGATTCGAGTATTAATTGAACTCAGGTCCATTCAAGTCAAAAATCGACGTGGTTTTTGGTTTGAAACTaacgtgattttgaatttttcaatcgTCGCGTCTAATCAAACGTCGCGTCTGTTTGGGGATTTGCATTTACATATGGGGGCAGTTACATTGGTAACAGCACGTTgcattaatgactgcctcgtttTACTGTTATGCCCTTGGTCTATTATAAatactttttcctcttctttctttgtttttcgaGCTTCGTCAAAACCGAGCTAGGTAGCTTTTGTGCCATTTTTTTGAAGAATTTTGACTTGTAATATGTTCCGTTCCGATTTGTAGGCTGACCAACTTTTGTTCTTTCTTTCAGAAATGGTGAAGAGCGGGTCAAGCGCTGCTTTCGAAAAGGTCTAAAAGGCCAATAGGAAAGCTCGTGCCCGAGCTAATGCTGCTAAGGTCGGAGCTTTTAGTGCTCCTCCTCACAACTCGGATTCCTCTTTTTGCCTGATTTTGGTAAACCCTGCTTTtgcttcttctcttcctcctcctaCCCTTGTCCCCCCAGTTCGGCTCCCTTCCAAGCCTGAAAAGAAGAAACGTAACACCCTGGAGACTGGTTCTTCCCCTTCTGGGGAGGCCAACTTTGATGGTTCGAAGTTCGTTTGGAAGCATGTCTTTCCTCATAGCCAGATCGCTATGGATGATGCTTCCCTTCGAAATCATCTTCAAATTTTGGTTAAGGGGGGAGTTCAGACTGCTGGTGTTTGCACTACGCTTCTTGATATTCTGGACAAAACTCCCTTGAGCTCTTTTCAAAAGATTGTGGATGAGCTTCAGGGGAGTATTGTCCTATATcaagaggaggagaagaggCTGCAGGGGGAGAATGCCTGGTTGAAGGAGGAGCTGGCTCAACTCCAGGAGAGGGAGAAGAAGCTGATGGGTCAGTGTGCCATGGCTGAGGGTTTAAAGGAGAAGGTGGAGTAAAATTACGTTaggattttttatgaaaatattgATCTTCAAAAGCAGCTGGAGTTGAATCGGGAGGCCTATCAGGAGCTGGATGATTCAATCGTCGAGAGCTCGGAAGAGGCTTTCAGGGTGTTTAAGGAACAAGTCGGAGttattgctcccgacttggacctttcACTTCTCCATCCTGATAAGGTTTTCATTAATGGGGCGATTGTCTCTCCTCCTCGCCCTGAGACCGATTCCGAGCTGAAGACTCGTGGGTAACGGATTGTTGAGTCTCCTCCTTGCGAGGAGCAACAGGAGGGATTCCTGCCGAGTTCTTCTGAGGCTTCGATTTCGCCGCCGAAGAAACCGCTCCAACCCCTCCTACTCCTGCAGTAGATCCGAGCTCCCTTCCTATTGATGACTTCGACCTTCCTTCTAAGTAATTTTAGCTATTAGGGCCCGGCTTGTGGGCCCTCTTTGAACAATTTTATATGTTTGTTGGTGTGGTGGTTTCTTGACACTCTGACCTTTTTATGGTCATTAACAAAAAATGTTATTTGTTTATGGGccctttttggataagggtctttattaacaaaatattttttattacacGCTTGCGGATATTTTTCTGCATTTATCTTTATAAGGTTTTTACAAAAAACCCCTTCGATTTTTTGTGGAAAAACTTCTTCGTCATGTGGGCTGGTTTGTCTTagacaattttatttattgtaaaAAACTCTTCTGAAAAACTTGAGAAAGCCCTCGCTTTTTTCCACGAGGATTTTTGTATCTCTTTTGTGTTCCATTATTTCGATCTTATATACTCAATTTTGCTTATTGAACTTTTTTTATGACTTAGGTCATTTTTGCGATGCATTTTGTTTTTCTCGGATTCTCCGATTTGTGAGTCGTTAGTGATGTTACATCCGAGTTATCATTATCGTCTCTTACAACCTATTTACACTGatttgtacctcgtcgtttcaTCTTGCTGGCCCCTTAAGCCGGTCAAAGGATTTTCACGCTTTTTCGAGCTTAAATCGGTGCGTTTCGTAGGATAGTAATACTTAATGGAATTTATAAAAGAGATAAAGTAGATGCTTTTTGATTTGGTGGAGATAACTTTTACAAAAGTTGTTCTTTAGCTACTAAGGAATTTAAAACCCTTAGTCCCCACtttgatgcctcgttaaaacctccTTCAGGAAAACCCtttttgggaaaaaaaaaaaccaagaAGTCGGGAAAAAAGCACATCAGGGAGCGGAGTTCACTTCTAGCTATAATATCTCCTCATGTTGCAGGCATGCCACGACCTGGGAAGCTCGCTACCCTCCAGGTCGGACACTTTGTAATACCCTTTTCCGATTACTTCAATTATTCTATATGGCCCCTTCCAGTTGACAGCGAGTTTTCCTTCACCTGACTGGTTTACGCCTATGTCATTCCTAATCAAGACCAAGTCATCTGAGGTGAAGCTTCTACGAATGACTTTCTTATTGTATATGTTTGTCATTCTTTTCTTTAGTGTCGCTTCCCTTATCTGGGCTTGTTCTCAGACTTCAAGGAGTAGCTCGAGTTCTTCTTTATGTTCCTGAATGTTGCCAACTCCATCATAGAACCTTACCCTTGGACTTTGCTTGTTGACTTCAACTGGTATCATGGCTTCTATGCCATAAGgaagtcggaagggtgtttctccaaTAGCTGGTTGATGTGTGGTTCGATAGGCCGACAACACCTGAGGGAGCTCTTCGACCCAAGCCCCCTTTGCATCTTGTAATCTTTTCTTTAACTCGACTAGTATGACTTTATTGGCGGCTTTTGCTTGCCCATTTGCTTGTGGGTGCTCAaccgaggtgaactgatgcttgatcttcatacTGGCTACCAAATTTCTGAATGTAGAGTCGGTGAACTGGGTACCTTTATCCGTGGTGATGGAATGGGAAATTCCATACCTTGtaatgatatttttgtagaggaacttCCGACTTTTCTGAGTtgtgatggtggccaatggttctgcttcaATCCACTTCGTAAAGTAGTCCACTTCCACTATGAGGTATTTTACTTGTCCAGACGCTTGGGGAAAGGGTCCGAGTAGATCTaatccccattttgcaaaacGCCATGGAGAAGCTATGCTGATAAGCTCTTCGGGGGGAGCGACGTGAAAGTTAGCATGTATTTGGCCTGGCTGACATTTATTCATGAAGTTGGTAGCATCTTTCTGCAGGGTCGGCCATCAGAATCTGGCTTGGATGACTTTTTTGGCTAaagaccttgctccgagatggttttcGTAGATACCATTGTGCACCTCTTCCAAGACTTCTGCTGTGTTTGAGGTCGAGACGCACTTCAACAATAGTATGGATATTCCTCTTCTATAGAGGATATTTTTTTTACCAAGGTGTAACTTTATGCCTCCCTTTGTATTTTCTTGGCTTCCTTTTCCTCCATGGGTAGGATGTCGAATTTTATGTATTCGATTAAAGAGGTCATCCACCTGAGGTCCAAGTAGGATACCTCTAGGACGTCTTGTTTAGCCTCTGTTTTTGTGACAGAGGGTTCTTGGAGAGTTTCCTAGATtaggcttctattattttctcctGGCTTGGTACTTACTAATTTGGAGAGGGTGTCCGCTCTGCTGTTAAGATCCTGAGTTATGTGTCTGACCTCGGTTTCTGAGAATTGCCTAAGGTACTGCAAAGTTTTGTCTAAGTACCTTTTCATGTTTGGGTCTTTAGCTTGGTATTCTCCATTGATTTGAGAAGTCACCACTTGAGAGTCGCTGAAGACCACTACttttgtagcaccgacttcttctgctagCTTCAACCCAGcgatcaaggcttcatattctgcctgattgttggaggccgaaaattcaaatttcagggAGACTTCTATTTGGGTCCCCTCTTGGTTGACTAATATTATGCTTGCACCGCTTCCGATTTTGTTGGAAGAACCATCCACGTATAACTCCCAAGTTATGGAGGCTTCCTTTTGATCTCCTGCGTACTCCGCCATGAAGTTGGTCAGGCACTAGGCTTTAATTGCCCTCCGAGTTTCATACCTTAGGTCGAACTCGGATAGTTCTAtagcccattgaaccattctgcTCGCAATGTCTGTCTTTTGAAGAATTTGCTTCATGGGCTGATTTGTTTGAACTTTTATTGTATGATCTTGAAATTAAGGCCGTACCCTTCGAGACACCACTATCAAGGCATACGCAAACTTATCGAGTTTTTGGTACCTTAactcagggccttgtagaactttactgGTAAAGTATACAAGATGCTGCCCGACCTCATCCTCCCGTATTAGTGCTGACGCCACAACCTTTTCGGCTACAGACAAATACAGGACGAGTTCTTCCCCGATTTTAGGTCGGGTCATGATGGGAGGTTGGCTTAAAAGCTTTTTGAACTCCTGAAAAGCTTcttcgcattcaggagtccattcgaactggcatcATTTTCTTAGTAGGGAAAAAAGTGGTAGGGATCTCAATGCTGATCTTGCTAAAAACTTGGAGAGAGCTGCAAGTCGACCATTCAGCTGCTGGACCTCCCTTATACaggtcgggctcttcatttccAAGACTGCTCTACACTTATCGGGGTTAGCTTCTATCCCCCTTTATGTTAGCATAAACCCTAGAAATTTTTCAGCCTCCACTGCAAAGGTGCACTTTGCGGGGGATTCAATCTTATCCCGTGCGTCCTTATGGTgttgaagacttgtgagaggtcggtcAAGAGATTGGCTTCATCCTTGGTTTTTATTAACATGTCGTCCACGTATACCTCCATTAAATTCCCAAGGTGAGGTGCAAACAccttgttcatcagcctttggtatgtggctcctgcatttttTAACCCAAAGGGCATGACCACATAACAATAATTTGCTCTAGGTATGATGAAAGATGTCTTCTTCTGGTCCGGCttatacatcgggatttgattatatcccgagtatgcatccatgaatgACAAGTATTGATAGCCCGGGCTGGAAtctactagggtatcaataTCTGGAAGAGGATATGGGTTTTTTGGGCATGCCTTGTTCAAGTCGGTGTAGTCACtgcacatcctccacttgcCATTCTGCTTCTTGACCAGCACCACATTTGCTAGCCAGGCCGGGTATTTGACCTCTTTGATAAAGTCGGCTTCTAGGAGGGCTTGTATTTGCTTTTCAACCACTTGAGCTCATTCAGGACCGAGCTTCCGTCTTCTCTATTGCACAGGTTGGGATCCTGGGTACACTAACAATTTGTGCGCCATGAGCTCGGGATCTATCccaggcatgtcggaggctttctaGGAAAAGAGGTCAGAATTCTCTTGTAGGAGCCTTATCAGCTTCTGCTTCAAGTCTTCTTCCAAATTAGCTCCTATGTTGGTATTTTTTCCGTTCTCTTGTCTGATTTGCACTTCTTCAGTCTTCCCTCCGGGCTGTGGTCGCAATTCTTCTTTAGCTGATTCCTCCGAGCTCAATGGTATTAACTTCTTTGCCTTTACCTCTcaggtttaggctttcattaTAGCACTTTCTCGCCAGCTTCTGATCTCCCCTAATGGTTGCTATTCCCTCCAGTGTTGgaaatttcatgcaaaggtagggggtggataccactgctccaagCCGATTTAAGGTCGTTCTACCTATTAAGGCATTATAGGCCGAGCACACATCAACGACTATGAAGTTAATGCTTAGAGTTTTAGATTTCAtcccctttccaaaggttgtatgTAGGGGTATAAATCCTAATGGTTTTATGGGTGTATCCCCCAATCCGAAGATTGTGTCAGGATATGCCCTTAACTCCTTCTCGTCCAATCCCAACTTATCAAAAGCTACTTTGAATAGGATGTCTGCCGAGCTCCCCTGATCCACCAGGTTTCTGTGTAGATGGACGTTGGTGAGAATCATGATAATTACAATCGAAACGTCATGTTCAAGAACAATACCCTGCCCGTCTTCTTTAGTAAAAGAGATGGTTGGAAGGTCAGGCAAGTCACTTCCGACTTGGTAAACTTCCTTCAGATGTCTTTTACGAGATGATTTGATGAGTCTTCCTCCAACGAATCCTTCCGAGGTCATATGTATATGTCGTTCCGGGATCCGTGGTGGTGAATCTATCTGATCTTCCTCATCTCATTTTCTCTTTCCATGATGGTccgacctttccatgagatatctatcaagccaaCCTTacctggccagcttttctatcacatttttcaAGTCGTAACAATCATTTGTTGAGTACCCATATaacttgtgatattcacagtattcgctACAATTTTCCCACTTTTTGTTCTTGATGGGCTGAGGGGGAGGTAGCTTTTTAGTGTGACAAATTTTCCTGTAGATGTCGACTAGAGAAACTCgcagaggagtataagagtgatatctCCTGGGCCTTTCAAACCcgacttcttcttttttcttgggctCCCTTTCCTTCTCCTTTGATGGGTGGGAGTGCCCAGGTCACCAGCTTGGTTTTCGTAGCCTGGCGTttttctccatgttgatgtacttttcagctctctCTTGTACATCAATCAAAGAGGTCGGATGTCTTTTTGAGATGGACTAAGAGAATGGGCCTTCACCGAGTCCATTTACTAGGCCCATAATTACTGCTTTTGTAGGCAGGTCTTGAATTTTTAGGCACGCCTTGTTGAACCTTTTCATATAGTCACTTAGGGGTTCACCGACCTCTTGTTTTACTCCCAAGAGACTAGATGCGTGCTTgactttgtccttctggattgAGAATCGCATAAGAAACTTACACGAGAGGTCGTCGAAGCTGGTGACCGACCTTAGGGGAAGGCTATCAAACCATTTCATCGCTGCCTTTGTCAAAGTTGTtgggaaggctttgcagcggGTAGCATCATCAGCGTCggctagatacatccgacttttaaaGTTGCTCAAGTGATGCTTTGGGTCGGTAGTCCCGTTGTAAAGATCCAtgtcagggcttttgaagttccttgAAACTTTTGTCCTCATGATATCTTCACTAAACGGGTCTTCTCCCCCTAATGGGGTATCTTCTCTGTCAGTGCGAGAGCCCCTACTTCGGAGATTGGATTTCAATCTTAAGAGCTTTTCTTTAAGCTCTTTTCGTCGCTCAACGTCTCTCCTTAGGTTTCTCTGTGCTTCCCTCTGTCGCTCCAGTTCTTGTTCTAGCTGCTCTAGCTGTCCTTGGTGGCCGTGGAGCAATCCCATGAGATCGGCAGCGTGAGGTTGCCCCTCCTTCTCTGGTTTGTGTACCCTAGAGGAGATTCCCCTTTGATCTTTCACACCTAAGGGACCTTCTCAGTGCTGGCTATCCGCTCCTTGTAGAGATATTATGGCTATATCATTGTTAACTGCATCTTAATGCTCTTGTTTAGATTTGGACGCAGTATGTCTGTCCTCGTTCTGGTCATCTGCCATTATGGATTGAttttccaggtccccggcaatgGTGCCAATGTTAC is a window from the Arachis stenosperma cultivar V10309 chromosome 3, arast.V10309.gnm1.PFL2, whole genome shotgun sequence genome containing:
- the LOC130969655 gene encoding chitin-inducible gibberellin-responsive protein 1-like isoform X1, with product MDSSHLLGYSVTNSSLLSKSSFPTTPPLSHLLLGPLNEVVNSPNLSLSTHFNSDTDSALNDSQQLVEVTRAEKRHKSMEEASLQSIPSSYLKQLLILCAKAMSENKMKDFDQLIDKARSAVSISGEPIQRLGAYLVEGLVARKEKSGNNIYHALRCKQPAGTELLSYMQMLYEICPYFKFGYMAANGAIAEACRNEDRIHIIDFQIAQGTQWTTLLQALAARPSGAPHVRITGIDDPVSKYARGEELEAVGESLSKISKKFDIEVEFHGIPVFAPDVTRDMLDVRPGEALAVNFPLQLHHTADESVDVTNPRDGLLRLVKSLSPKVTTLVEQESNTNTTHFFNRFIETLDYYLAMFESIDVALPRTSKERINVEQHCLARDIVNIVSCEGKERVERHELFGKWRSRFTMAGFAQYPLSSYVNSIIRNLLNRYSENYSLVEKDGAMLLAWKNRNLISASAWY
- the LOC130969655 gene encoding chitin-inducible gibberellin-responsive protein 1-like isoform X2, whose product is MNQQLVEVTRAEKRHKSMEEASLQSIPSSYLKQLLILCAKAMSENKMKDFDQLIDKARSAVSISGEPIQRLGAYLVEGLVARKEKSGNNIYHALRCKQPAGTELLSYMQMLYEICPYFKFGYMAANGAIAEACRNEDRIHIIDFQIAQGTQWTTLLQALAARPSGAPHVRITGIDDPVSKYARGEELEAVGESLSKISKKFDIEVEFHGIPVFAPDVTRDMLDVRPGEALAVNFPLQLHHTADESVDVTNPRDGLLRLVKSLSPKVTTLVEQESNTNTTHFFNRFIETLDYYLAMFESIDVALPRTSKERINVEQHCLARDIVNIVSCEGKERVERHELFGKWRSRFTMAGFAQYPLSSYVNSIIRNLLNRYSENYSLVEKDGAMLLAWKNRNLISASAWY